A DNA window from Coffea arabica cultivar ET-39 chromosome 6c, Coffea Arabica ET-39 HiFi, whole genome shotgun sequence contains the following coding sequences:
- the LOC140007944 gene encoding aspartic proteinase 39-like produces the protein MNLRRSNGVLLLGLGLVVALLFRSGLASGNLVLKVQHRYGGLGHGRRSTLTAFKAHDVQRHRRKLAALDFPLGGDGRVTGSGLYYTKLAIGTPPRNFYVQVDTGSDILWVNCAGCDNCPKKSSLGIELAVYDLNDSKSGKQVTCDQDVCALMYNNQYSACKDPKPCEYSITYADKSTMSGFFVTDTIRFDQVTGNLQTHPNANGIVSFGCSVKQSGTQDTSTDRVSGIVGFGQANSSIISQLAESGKVKKTFSHCLDAKNGGGIFVIGQVVDPMVNSTALVADDGDDLLEHYNVMMKKAEIEGEIFDIPTESFFDTGRKTVIDSGATLAYFPAEVYDLIMEKVTARQSNFKTHIVEQQLKCFYFNGNIDDGFPTITFHFAGSVSMPVLPHEYFVHLQDNEWCIGFQRGGLQTQDGQELILLGDTILSNKLVVYDLENQKIGWTRYNCSSSIKVKDEVSGNVNSVNSPDISSAFALNTGKVLAALMFVATLAIQFY, from the coding sequence ATGAATTTGCGGAGGAGCAATGGCGTGTTGCTGTTGGGGCTGGGCTTGGTCGTTGCATTGCTTTTCCGTAGCGGTTTGGCAAGCGGTAATCTAGTGTTGAAGGTGCAACACAGATACGGAGGGCTTGGGCATGGCAGGAGGTCCACATTGACGGCATTCAAGGCCCACGACGTCCAGCGTCATCGAAGAAAACTCGCCGCCCTGGATTTTCCCTTGGGCGGTGATGGCCGTGTCACCGGCTCCGGCCTCTATTACACAAAGCTTGCAATTGGGACTCCCCCGAGGAATTTCTACGTCCAGGTGGATACCGGAAGCGACATTCTGTGGGTGAATTGCGCCGGCTGCGACAACTGTCCTAAGAAAAGCAGCCTCGGCATAGAGTTGGCGGTGTATGACTTGAACGACTCCAAAAGTGGGAAGCAGGTGACTTGCGATCAAGATGTCTGCGCTCTTATGTACAACAACCAGTATTCGGCTTGCAAGGATCCAAAGCCCTGTGAATATTCCATTACGTATGCTGATAAGAGCACAATGTCGGGTTTCTTCGTCACGGACACCATCCGATTCGATCAGGTCACCGGGAACCTTCAAACGCATCCCAACGCCAACGGGATTGTATCTTTCGGGTGCTCAGTTAAGCAATCAGGGACACAGGATACATCCACGGACAGAGTTAGCGGGATAGTCGGTTTCGGGCAAGCCAATTCCTCCATCATATCCCAGCTCGCTGAGTCCGGAAAGGTTAAGAAAACATTTTCGCACTGCCTGGATGCCAAGAATGGGGGAGGGATATTTGTTATAGGACAAGTGGTGGATCCCATGGTAAATTCGACGGCTTTGGTGGCGGATGATGGTGATGACCTACTCGAACATTACAATGTGATGATGAAAAAAGCCGAGATAGAGGGTGAAATTTTTGACATCCCAACTGAGAGCTTCTTTGACACAGGACGGAAGACGGTGATCGACAGCGGTGCAACCTTGGCTTATTTTCCTGCTGAAGTCTACGACCTGATCATGGAAAAGGTCACCGCACGGCAATCTAATTTCAAGACTCACATTGTTGAGCAGCAGCTCAAATGCTTCTACTTCAATGGCAACATTGACGATGGTTTCCCAACCATAACTTTTCATTTTGCCGGCTCAGTTAGCATGCCAGTTTTGCCGCATGAATATTTCGTCCACCTTCAAGACAATGAGTGGTGTATCGGTTTTCAGAGGGGTGGATTGCAGACACAAGATGGACAAGAACTGATTTTATTGGGAGACACAATATTGTCAAACAAGCTTGTTGTGTATGATcttgaaaaccagaaaattggATGGACAAGGTACAATTGTTCTTCGAGCATCAAAGTGAAAGACGAAGTTTCAGGAAATGTGAACTCCGTAAACTCCCCTGATATTTCCTCAGCGTTCGCTTTAAATACGGGAAAGGTATTAGCAGCGCTGATGTTTGTGGCCACACTGGCTATACAATTTTACTAG
- the LOC113695358 gene encoding uncharacterized protein isoform X2, producing the protein MASPNNCAFDADKDLDDAALWAVIDSAAAASLSAYSASKSRKSLPLKHNSPIPFPIPSPQTKLPKNPRSHQNYSDGEVLQEPWVQHDHRPHKLPRSHPRCASELSEMSPQPLALVKHVQRTPTTPPLHSPSETKSCAITGFNTSGNTPSGSDYHEDRETESFTRHSLSGRFPTVSLFKEYQDAAMAILEKNDYTLISGYRYIKKSGWRKIAFYFNLSFEIKDKTIEFDDNRNVLRAEFVVRAYMQGGRYSDGWGSCERQEKRFLKPNHDIPSTAETRAKNKACQVGGFLLNRLVLTYP; encoded by the exons ATGGCGTCGCCAAACAACTGCGCCTTTGACGCCGACAAGGATCTCGACGACGCCGCACTATGGGCGGTCATCGACTCTGCCGCTGCCGCTTCTCTCTCCGCCTACTCCGCTTCTAAATCTCGCAAATCCCTCCCGCTCAAGCACAATTCCCCCATCCCCTTCCCAATTCCCTCACCTCAAACTAAACTCCCGAAAAACCCCAGGAGCCACCAGAATTACTCCGACGGAGAGGTTTTGCAGGAGCCTTGGGTTCAACACGACCACAGGCCGCACAAACTCCCCAGATCGCACCCTCGGTGTGCGTCGGAGCTGAGTGAAATGAGTCCGCAGCCTTTAGCCCTGGTGAAGCACGTGCAGCGCACGCCGACTACGCCTCCGCTGCATTCCCCGTCCGAGACCAAAAGCTGTGCAATCACGGGATTTAATACCAGTGGTAATACTCCCTCTGGATCGGATTATCACGAGGACAGAGAAACAGAGAGCTTCACGAGGCATAGCTTGTCTGGTCGGTTTCCGACTGTTTCACTGTTCAAAGAATATCAAGATGCAGCTATGGCG ATTCTCGAGAAAAATGACTACACCCTGATTTCTGGATACCGTTACATTAAAAAGTCAG GTTGGAGGAAGATAGCTTTTTACTTCAACCTATCCTTTGAAATTAAAGATAAGACAATtgaatttgatgataaccgTAATGTTCTGCGAGCAGAATTTGTGGTTCGGGCATACATGCA AGGTGGTAGATATTCAGATGGATGGGGATCATGTGAAAGGCAAGAAAAGAGGTTTCTGAAGCCAAATCATGATATTCCAAGCACAGCTGAAACCCGAGCCAAAAATAAGGCATGTCAGGTTGGTGGTTTCCTTCTCAACAGACTTGTTCTGACATACCCCTAG
- the LOC113695358 gene encoding uncharacterized protein isoform X1: MASPNNCAFDADKDLDDAALWAVIDSAAAASLSAYSASKSRKSLPLKHNSPIPFPIPSPQTKLPKNPRSHQNYSDGEVLQEPWVQHDHRPHKLPRSHPRCASELSEMSPQPLALVKHVQRTPTTPPLHSPSETKSCAITGFNTSGNTPSGSDYHEDRETESFTRHSLSGRFPTVSLFKEYQDAAMAILEKNDYTLISGYRYIKKSGWRKIAFYFNLSFEIKDKTIEFDDNRNVLRAEFVVRAYMQGGRYSDGWGSCERQEKRFLKPNHDIPSTAETRAKNKACQDLLGIGEYRPGASRA; encoded by the exons ATGGCGTCGCCAAACAACTGCGCCTTTGACGCCGACAAGGATCTCGACGACGCCGCACTATGGGCGGTCATCGACTCTGCCGCTGCCGCTTCTCTCTCCGCCTACTCCGCTTCTAAATCTCGCAAATCCCTCCCGCTCAAGCACAATTCCCCCATCCCCTTCCCAATTCCCTCACCTCAAACTAAACTCCCGAAAAACCCCAGGAGCCACCAGAATTACTCCGACGGAGAGGTTTTGCAGGAGCCTTGGGTTCAACACGACCACAGGCCGCACAAACTCCCCAGATCGCACCCTCGGTGTGCGTCGGAGCTGAGTGAAATGAGTCCGCAGCCTTTAGCCCTGGTGAAGCACGTGCAGCGCACGCCGACTACGCCTCCGCTGCATTCCCCGTCCGAGACCAAAAGCTGTGCAATCACGGGATTTAATACCAGTGGTAATACTCCCTCTGGATCGGATTATCACGAGGACAGAGAAACAGAGAGCTTCACGAGGCATAGCTTGTCTGGTCGGTTTCCGACTGTTTCACTGTTCAAAGAATATCAAGATGCAGCTATGGCG ATTCTCGAGAAAAATGACTACACCCTGATTTCTGGATACCGTTACATTAAAAAGTCAG GTTGGAGGAAGATAGCTTTTTACTTCAACCTATCCTTTGAAATTAAAGATAAGACAATtgaatttgatgataaccgTAATGTTCTGCGAGCAGAATTTGTGGTTCGGGCATACATGCA AGGTGGTAGATATTCAGATGGATGGGGATCATGTGAAAGGCAAGAAAAGAGGTTTCTGAAGCCAAATCATGATATTCCAAGCACAGCTGAAACCCGAGCCAAAAATAAGGCATGTCAG GATCTGCTTGGTATTGGAGAATATCGTCCTGGTGCAAGCCGTGCTTAG